Within Ovis aries strain OAR_USU_Benz2616 breed Rambouillet chromosome 3, ARS-UI_Ramb_v3.0, whole genome shotgun sequence, the genomic segment AAATAAAAATCAGTGAGCTAGGAAAATATGTCCTTGAAAAAGGATTTACTTTGTAATTTGTCACTGTGGtagaaagaatatttattgaaaaataattggtAGTATATTCATACATCTTATCATAATTTGATGATTGTTCAAATCGTTTCCtcaaattataaagaaattaaaaggtgaaatactataatattaatattttaagaaccAAGAATAAAATCTATTTAGGAAGACTGGTTATCTGGTTCTTTCTATCGAGTTACCAAAAACAttagtttttgaaaaatgtttttcctctttagtcattatttatttaaatttctagggaaatatgtattttttgtgGAAGTGTTTATATAAACTAAGTGTAGGAAAAGGAtcatatttttgtaattttagaaGCAATTGATATAATGCACATATTTGAACTAAATAGGTATTACATATGAAATATATACTTTGGtatgtacttatatatatttattcatttgaactaaatacttttgtttataacaaactgtggaagaatcttgaagagatggaaataccagatcaccttaccctcctcctgagaaacctgtatacaggtcaagaagcaacagttagaatcggatatggaacaattgactgattccaaattgggaaaggagtacgtcaagactgtatattgtcaccctacttatttaacttctatgcagagtacatcatgtgaaatgtcaggctggatgaagcacaagctggaatcaagactttggggagaaatctcaataacctcatatatgcagatgacagcatccttatggcagaaagaaaagaggaactaaagagcttcttgatacaggtgaaaaaggagagtaaaaaaaaaactggtttaaaactcaacattcaaaaaatgaagatcatggcatctggtcccatcacttcatggcaaatagatggggaaacaattgaaatagtgacagactttcttttccaaaatcactgcagccctgaaattaaaagatgcttgctcctagacagcatattaaaagcggagacattactttgctgaaaaaggtccttctagtcaaagctacagttttgctagtagtcatatatggatgtgagagttggaccataaagaaagctgagtgctgaagaattgatgcttttgaactgtggtgttagaattACAAATTATGCCTCAGTTGTTTGATGTTACTTCCTAAAATGCTTTTTCTTGAATCCTCCCACAATTTCTGCCTTTTTCTCAAACTGAGAAGATTGTCaaatttgagtgtgtgtgtgtctgtcctaAAGGGGGATTACCTATTCAGTTTCAGACTATGGTTACCATTTGGGCATGATACAGGTACTAACTGACCAAATACAAATTTGCAAGAGAAGCTATAATTCTAGATAGTTATATAAGAATGAAATATACCATTTCCTAAATTGTTgcaattaattcatttattttaaaaacagtaaaaacttAACATAACATGCTCATGAACTGTAATGGCCTGTTAATTAATCATGTAGAGACCATTGTAAGTCATCACAAAGAAAATTTAGAAGTatctttttctgatattttcagaTCAATAGTTACTTGGCATCACTTATTTCAGATTATCATGCTGATCATTCATTTAGCTCTTTCTATTATTTCATGATAAATATTGCCATTTTTCAATGCTATTAAAATGCCTTATTCAATGCTGCAAAGGATTCTTGCTGTGTTCTTTGCCTCCAGCCCTCAGAAATGAGCCAGGAGAAAGTGGTATACATGGAGCCAAAATTCCTGtattcaaagaaaaagaaggacaaaAGATATCGGAGTTACAAAAGGAAgggtaaaatttctttttcatttgttttcttgttttctgaaaatattatgATGTTAAGTAAGAAAAAATGAAGTCATAATTGTGCCCACACATATTTGATATTACATGCCTAGTTCCTTATATACTGAGATGtacatatgtgctaagttgcttcagtcatgtctgactctttgagaccatatggactgttgcctgcgaggctcctctgtccatgggattctccaagcaagaatcctgaagtgggttgccatgtcctcctccaggggatctttcccatccaggaatcgaaactgcatctcgtgcagctcctgccttgcaggtagattctttaccactgagccaccagcgaaaccCTTATATGTtgcttttcagtcactcagtcatgtctgattctttgtgactccatgggctgcagcatgccaggcttccctgtccttcgctgtctccttGAGTtttctcatgtccattgagttggtgatgccatgcaaccatctcatcctctgttgtccccttctcccaccttcaatctttcccagcatcagggtcttttctaatgagccagctgttcttattaggtgaccaaagtattgtagtttcagcttcagcatcattccttccaatgaatgttcagggttgatttcctttaggattggtagatttgatctccttgcattccaagggactctcaacagtttttTCGAGTGCTTATATACTGAGGGATAGAAAAAACATAATAGTAATGAAATTTGTGGTCACAGTAATTATAGGTATTAATTTTAAACTCCAGAAcaaatttccattttgttccaattctgttttttaatgctTGAtgctttatgtatatatatatttacatatattttgctttttgattTTGTACAGAATCTCCATGGCATATCATTGCAATAATCCTGGGAACTGTATGCTTGTTTCTCCTACTGGCAATCACAGTCTTAGGATATATGTGTGAgtaccatatatatacatttcttacGAGTGAAAAGAGTCAGGATGAAAAATGAGATACTATAACTAATGAACTTCTGTTGATATAAAGTTGTATAGAAACCATTAGTGATCATGGATGGTGTTGATGATAATATTGAAGatgatgattttattattttgctgtCACTGAGTGTTCATGACACACAGAATAGTGTGATAAGTGTAATGGCACAAAAATCTTGCTGATTATACAGTGTTGTTTACATACACAGTGGAAATTACTTTTCAAGTAGGATGAGGTTTTCCATATGACCAAAGAgttgggaaaatatttatttgaatattacATTCATTATTATATGCACTAAGCATActgttatatatttgaaaataataatgtttaaattacaaaggaaaataaatgatttattttctatatgaCTAATGTTATCAATTTTACATAGTTCatgtaaattttcaaaaattcttaTACAATGCTTGTTTCCAACATCTTTTCCTCatgattattaattttttgtttcattcattcaacaaaaaattTTGAGGAACTCTTATGGATCAGGAACTATGTATGGCATCAAAGATACAAAAATTAAAGGGAAAGTCATTTTTCAATGAGCTCAGtttcaaggaaaatattttttaaaaaagaaccagtgcttacaataaaatattattagtaTAAGGACAATGGCATGAAGATATCAGATGAATGGCATATAGCATGCTGAGGTCAAGAAAGCTCTACTGTAGGATTTAATAACTGATAAAAAGGATAATTAGGAGGCTCAGGGTAGAGAAGGCTCATTCAGATAAAGGATAACATGAAAAATGGACAGATGTACATGCTGGGAACATTCAGGTTTGGACCAAAAAAAAGTGGCTAGCAGTAAGTTTGGCTAGGTGTGTAACTTCATGGAAATCTTTTGTACCGtgttgtgtgcatgcatgctaagtcacttcagtcgtgccagactctttgtgaccctgttgactgtaacctgccaggatcctttgtccatgggattctccaggcaagaatactggagtgggttgccataccatcctccaagggatctttctgacccagaaatcgaacccacatctcttatatctcctgcattgcaggcagattctttacccactgaaccacctgggaagccctaaaaacaaaggaaacaattgaAGTATTTTACATTAAGGAAAACCATAACTCATATTACATGAGCAGATCTGGATTCTGGAAAGTTCAGTCAAGGTAGACTGGAAAGATCAGATAGGGGATTATATCCAGATGAGGAATGAAATGTTGCGTGCcatgtcagtaaacaaaggatgtcacgATCATCAGTGATTGTAGGCCTCAGGGGTGGtaagctggtgagccctgagggaactcaggaagcaAAACAACACCTGTGAtttagcagccatcagactgtaGCCACTCCATACTATGAGCCCCAAGGACACTCAGTATATGAAAACACAgcatactggccccagatagctgagatgcatatcaaAGGAGTGATATctgtgagcccagactcttgtatATTCCTgtacaaagaaaaacaccaaatttcttaacttgaaatatctagtttcctttattgtttagataacaataatcttttgaagtTTAGACTACCTGCCTTTTGTTGCCAAACTCCTATATAACCTAtctcttcctcccaccctcacctcTTCAAAGTCGTTCTTTCAGAGTTACTTGAGGCACTTCCTTCCCAGGGTTTGAAGTCCGAAAAACTCCCACTAAATataacataactctcaacttttaagttgtgaatatatatatttagttgaCACAGACTAGGGGTGAGAATTTCAGACTTGTTCAGTGGGAAGCACAAATTTTTTCTGCAATGGATTGATGGATACCTGTGTGTTTATAAAAACGGAGCCAAGAAAGTAAGGAGAACTTAGGCTTGATGGTGATTGTTTCTATGTGAAGTACTGATAGCAGATGAAGCCATCTTTTGAGAGAGAGTCAGGAGGGGTCATAGATAATTAGGAAAAGACAGAATAGCTATTGAATTAGGGAAAGAATGTGACTCAATAAACACATTGGGTAGTATTGAAGAGCATAATGATGATGAGAATTGTAAATGTTGAGCAGCACTAATTTGTATCTGAACAGTTTTGTGACATTTTTGTCATTGGACTTTGAAAAGTTTGTGGGAAGGCAATGTGATGAGATGAGTGATACATGTCTATCAGAGTTGGCTATTTTCAGATGTGCCTAAAGACTATTCTGCAAATTGTTGGAAGTCTTGCCCAAATTAGTTCTCTACTGTGTgacctccagttcagttcagtcactcagtcgtgtccaaatctttgtgaccccttgaaccacagcactccaggcctccctgtccatcaccaactcctggagtccacccaaacacatgtccattgagttggtgatgccatacaaccatctcatcctccgtcgtccccttctcctcctgccctcaatctttcccagcatcagggtcttctcaaatgagtcagctcttcgcatcaggtggccaaagtattggagtttcagcttcaacaccagtcctaccaatgaacaccaatgatctcctataggatggattggttggatctccttgcagtccaagggactctcaagagtcttctccagcaccaccattcaaaagcatcaattcttttgttctcagctttctttatagtccaaatctcacatccatacatgaccactggaaaaaccatagccttgactagatggacctttgttgacaaagcagtgtctctgctttttaatatactgtctaggttggtcataactttccttccaaggataagtgtcttttaatttaatggttgtaatcaccgtctgcagtgattttggagcccccaaaaataaagtcagctactgtttccactgttttcccatcttcctgccatgaaatgatgggaccggatgccatgatcttcgttttctgaatgttgagctttaagtcaactttttcactctcttctttcactttcatcaagaggctttttagttcctcttcactttgtgccataaggatggtgtcatctgtatatgtgaggtatattcctcccagcaatcttgattccagcttgtgcttcctccggcccagcatttttcatgatgtactctgcacagaagttaaataaacagggtgacaatatacagccttgacgtactccttttcttatttggaaccagtctgttgttccatgtccagtttaactgttgcttcctgtgtGGGCTTAGATAGACAAAAAGGAAAGGGAGGTGGGTGTCTACTAATCACAAGAAATCGCAGTATTTAGAAACTAGAAGTCTTggtgtgtcttttaaattcaggTCCAAAATATAAACATTGGAATGGATTAATGAGTCGGAGCAACAGTGATATTTATTGTAACCAAGAACATTAAGAGACTGTGCAATTAATGTTTCTAGAGCTTTTTTACAAGTAGACATTGCATTTGGCTGAATGGTGATGAGTGTTAGCACAGTTTGAAACAAAGATTCTCAATTTTGTAACAAATTCTCCAGTGTTTTGAAAAATGTTCCTACacttgcttttacattttttatgcaagaattttttgaaaagatggcTGTTTTTCAGAGATTTTTAACTCTCTTTTTCGACATTAGAAGTAGCCCTCTGAGTTCTTTTCCCATAGGTGTTCAATGAATCCATTATAAACTTGTGCTTAAAAAAAGCCAAATCCCTTAGGTTACccttaaatgaaaatattcaatGCTAAATCAAATAGTGAATACTAAATGTCacaaatttcaaaatctttatttGAAGAGTAGATGACATAAAAGCCCTTTATTTACAGTTTatattctctgttttataaatattgattACTGCTTTACATActtaaaataagtataataatttatagctatatataaaaataaattttatgttctgacactttaaaatattttaatgttacatTTTCTCTGATCATACTTTCACTTAGTCAACATTGTTTATTTTGTAATTCAGAATTAAATGATTGTAATAAAATGATCTATTAAAGCCTTTCATTATCTTAATTTTACCATATGGATTGAAGATTTTCAAACAAATTCTAAGTGCAATACACAAGATATGAAAAACACAAGTGAAAGGAATGCTTCTGTACCAGGAGCTGAGGATCACTCAGTTTTACCACTTGGCACAGGTAAGTACTAAATATTTAGGCTGATAGCTGACAGATTTTTTTCATGGAGTTATCCCCTTCTGTACCCTTCCAGTGTTGTTGGTcactcgctcagtcctgtcctactctttgtgaccctagtactgcagcacaccaggcttccctgtgtttcaccattcccagagcatgctcaaattcatgtccattaagttggtgatgctatataaccatcttatcctttgccaCACTCCTctcatttcccagcatcagggttttttccaatgagtcatttctttgcatcaggtggctaaagtgttggaacttcagcttcagcatcagtctttccaatgattattcagggttgatttcctttcggattgactggtttgatctccttgctgctcaAGGGaatctcgagagtcttctccagcaccataattcaaaggcCCTTTCAGTATTGTAAAATTTTACACTCAACTTTGTTAGGACCTATAATTATGCTCATTCTTTCCTATCAaatcaattttattaattatagTTAATTAAATACAGACTTTCCAAAGTAAGAAGCTATTAGCCCTttatattgttttgattattttgtgCTTGTGGATGAATTTTTGCCAATACAGATTCCTTGGAATTAATGGTTATGTCATGCTCAGTCTTTCAGTCGTTGTCTGAGTGTATGTGACTCCTggactccaccaggctcctctgtccatgggtttctcccagcaagaatactgggttgggtagccatgcctttgtccaggggtcttcctgacccagggactgaacctgggtttcctgcattgcaggcaaattctttaccatctgagccacagagaaaCCTGGAATTAATACTATTTCTAAACACTTACACTGATGGGTTTCTTCCTTCAGGGAGGGCTGCTCCACTTTTCTGTAGTCTATTTGTATTCAAGAAGTCAAGATTTATCAATCTTAACAATGGCCTTGGGTCTGTCAGAGACAGTCTCTGGCTCAACAGTATTCTTACCTACAGAGTTTGGCAGGAGAGCTAAGATAACTTTGGGGATGCAGGAGAGTTCATTCAGTGTGAAGTAAGCagtgaaatacagaaaagtacaggTCGCTAAATGGTCTTGAGGTTGTGGATGAtggtggcttttattttcaagttaaagGCTATGGTACATGTCAAGGAAAGTGGTCCTGCTGTGGAGAAGACTGTtaccatttttcaaaaaaagagaaaacttggaCGGAGAGTAAGAAGTCATGCCAAGACCTGGGTGCTAGTCTCATTAAGATTGATGACCGAGAGGAGCAGGTATGTTTACTTTACTACATCTGAATAAGTGCTCTAGAAGTTCGTATGTCTTAAGTTAGGATAATTGTATAGGCTTTTCCTCCAATGTCATTTCATCAGTTTTATTTGAAGCCCTGGTCCATATAGGTGCAGACTTACCTGAAGGGGAGGGGACGCAGGTGTAGCAAAGACTTGGAAGAATTATTTGTTAAACCAAGAGAAATAGCTTTCCTGTGCATGCGGGTGCCATGGGATGCTTTTCAGTCTGTTATATGTGTTGCCTCTTCACAGTTTAGTATACATCAGATTGCTCGGTATTCAGCCGCTAGGGGCTAGGTCAGGGCAAATGAAAAACTGCCTTCGATGATATGAACAGTTTAGAAGAGGTAACATCTCATTGTATTGAGTTCTATTCTTTCACCATCAGTGTTCGGGAAGGAACACATTTGTAGAGAAGGatgagttttttattttcatgatcatAGGAAATatggaatgaaaataaaagtgaatgaaaCTAGCTGAAATGATTcttcaaaaatgaatttttacCTCACTTATAATCCTGAGTGACAGAGGAAGCTTCTTTTTCCTAAAGAGAAAATCTAGATCACATTTGCCATCACTTATAAGATTTGAGAAGATAAAGCTTATCTAACAGATTGTGTAGATTTCCTTCTAATGATTCAATTCAGGCATTGAATTTAATTCTTAATATTTAGTCCTGGAAATGTTATTTATATTAGTGTCTTATGAAGTACAGGTTAAAGCCCTATGTTTTCTTGTTTATGGAAGTTATATTGTCATAATAATAATATGAATGAATCAATCTTTACTATCTAAGTAGTGGGATATGAagccaaagaaatacaaatgtccAGATACAGATTACAAGTTCCTAGATCAATTTAAACCTCAGTTGTAATCAGTTCCCAAGtgatatgaattttattttacccCTGAGAGTTTATTTTAATCcatatttttcttgtaatttccAATTCTGTTCTCTTCAGTTTTATTCTTGCCATTGAAGTTTCTGGACTTAGAGCTTCAGTGAATCTGCTTATGCTGTTATTTCTGTATTTGCATGAACTATTCTAGTTCCTTTGAAATTTCTGAAAAAACTTTGATGTTGTTTAGAGCAAAAGCCTTGCTTCATACTCTGTTACCTCTTTTGGTGATAGCCTTGCTGTCAGTATTAAAAGCTGTGAACTGTACACTCTGCAAACTCTGGGATGGACTTTGTCCTGGAACAGCATTATTCTCCCACTAACATTTAAGATTTTCTGTCTTCTGCTGTGTTACAGAGCATAAGAATGTAATTAGAACAGTGACTTAAATCCAATGATATTTGAAAAGAGAGACTGGTTTTTGTGCGTTTATGTACCTAACACCTAGCAAAAAATGAAGAACTAATAGACATTTAAGGCTTTTTCCAAGTTCTAGaaataataaagtatatttttggCATGTCTCTACAATACCCATACATTTTTCCtaggctttaaaaataaactattaaaatattcCTCTTATACAATTTTATTATGGTGTAAAAATATTGACTTGTGTGTTTGTGAGAGAAACAGAGACTGATATGTAACTTTTAGGAAAGAGAATTTACTGCTTCACATTTGTGTCCATTCAAAAATAACTGATGTGAGTAAAATCTACAAACTGGAATAATGATTACAAGTAACTAACAATATTTTATGTCAGAGATGTTTCAGACACTGCCTGCATTATTTCAGTACACAAAATCTCCATAACAGATAAtatgattcccattttatagacaaagaggatgcttaagaaaatttatttgcTTAAGTTTACATGCAAGTAAATGGGATGACCTATTTTAAAACTTGTAGGTAAGTTTCTTCATTTTCACTCCTGCATACTATTCTGTACTGCAGATATACTTTATTCATAGTCTAGATGATGGGAATTTGGGTCATTTCCAGCTTTTGTTGTTATGAATGGTCCTTCATTAAACATTCTTAAACACATCTCTGCAAGATTTTTCCCTCTGCCCTATGTTTTATCATACATCACCCTAGGATTGGAAGCACTAGGTATGTAAGAATTGAACTTCATAtaatatttccaaattatttttcaatgtaaTTTTAACAGAAGTTTTtcagtgtgtttgtttgtttaattttggcttcttgtgggatcttagctccctgatcagggattgaagccaggcccCTTGCCATAGAAGaacagggtcctaaccactggactgccagggaagtccctagcaaCAGTTTTAAAGATACCTTTGCTCTCTACCTTCAAACAAGCTTGGTGTTGTTATTCTTAATTTTTCACCAAGTGAATAGCTGTCAATATAtctttgtacttttgatttgcatccCCCTGATATCTAGTGAGCTTGTTATATCGCCACATTTATAGCacctctgttttatttatttgaaatacaggttcttaaattttgcttatttttcttattgaataACTTTgctttcttattgatttttagggatattttatttgttcatcaaACTAAATCACTACAGACATCTGCAGATTTCAGACTTGTCTTTTTGCATTCTTTAAAGTATCTTATGATGAAGAGAAGTACTAGGTTAGAGCAGTCATGTTTACCTATGTAATCTACTTTACacggtgatttttttaaagtccatcatgttcattcttttatatatttcatcCAGACATGAGGAACAGAGTGATTCATTCATGAGgactttccactttcatttcttttcttcacaaTGGAGAAATTAGTGCCTACTCTATTTGTCCTAggagtatttaaaaacaaatgtgccCAGCATCTTATGAGAGTTCCCTGTAGTAAAGTGTATTATtgatattgtgaataatgctagtGATTCTAATTTTCCCACAGGTCTTcattcaatcaaaaataaaatacaatcatTGGATTGGGTTAGAGAAGAGAGGGGTTCATCATCCCTGGAAGTGGCTGGATGGCACAAACGTTTCTAAGAATCTGTAAGATTTTATTTCATAGTCTCCCCACTCCCTTTCATTCTCAGTACCTGATTCATAAATTACAGGTCAAAAATGGAAATGGTCCTTGGGAATTTAGGGAACATCTTTAATTCCAGTCATCTCACTTCTCAGACCAGCAACCAACTGCACATTTCAGGCCCCAGATAATCACATCCAAAAAGCATTATATCTACCCTCATTCTTTGGCAGTAGGAGAATGGTAACAAACCAAAAAGTACCAAGTAATTTATATagcatattgctgctgctgctgctgctaagtcacttcagtcgtgtctgactctgtgtgaccccatagatggcagaccaccaggctcccccgtccctgggattctccaggcaagaacactggagtgggttgttatttccttctccaatgcatgaaagtgaaaagtgaaaatgaagtcgctcagtcatgtccgactcttagtgaccccatggactgcagctgaccaggctcccctgcccatgagattttccaggcaagagtactggagtggggtgccatcgccctcTGCGATATAGCATATTAGAGGATTGTAAATGCTATAATGTGATATGAAGCCCAATACATTTTGTCATAAAAGTGCTATATAAGTACCTTCCTATGATGGAGGTAAAAAGAGACTTCAAGTTTCTTTGTTAGCAACTATAAGAATAATTGCCAGTAATTTTGATGGGGCATATCTGGAATTCAGTTTTAGATTTATGGTGgataaatatattaaacatttaattacCTGCAGGATGTCACATGAACATTTTGGCACACGATTTCAAGTTCAAATGAGAGGTCTATTCATGCCTCAGTGCAGAGATGGTATTAATACTATGAGGCTGGAAGTGAACATCAGGAAATCTAAGGTCTGGGCCCTTGGACACCCAAATGTTTCAGATTATGTAACTCAAAGACATTACTGAGAAAAGTGGTTAAAAATATGGTTAAGTCAATGAAGAGGGTAGGTTCATTGGGTACCTTAAAAAGAAGGACTACTTGAATAAGCAGAATGTGAAAGGCTGGTGACTTTTCAATGTTAATTTTGTTACTTGATATTAATACTTCTGCTGAGATTCATGAACAGTTGgagcaaaattaaaatacattttcttgtaTATATTGTAGCCTTGCCCTAAAGTGCAAAGTCCATGTTCCTTAATCTCATTGCTCAGTTTCACAGATTTTTAATACTTTGTTTCATGTGGAAGGCATTAggctcagtggggaaaaaaaaatgcactcacattttctttcttccttttcactgaagaatagatgACATACTCTATTGTATTATTAGCTTCAGGTATATGACATAGTGATCTGATGCTTATTTACACCATAAATTGATCATTACAGTAAGATGAGTCCCCCCTCCCCCGAAAAGACTAGTAACCCTCTGTCACCACAAAAATTTATTGCAATATTACTGACTATATATTATATTCCCGgtaacttacttattttataattagaagTTTATAACTCTTAAACCCCATCATCCATTTTCCCCAGCTTCCCACTTCTCTCTGCAACCACCAGTTTTTCCTAAGAATCTATGAATCTGACTACGTCTTATGGGGCCCAGTGGCACAATCCACTCTGGTCACTGGAGCCTGGT encodes:
- the LOC121819204 gene encoding C-type lectin domain family 7 member A-like isoform X1, which gives rise to MAERKEELKSFLIQPSEMSQEKVVYMEPKFLYSKKKKDKRYRSYKRKESPWHIIAIILGTVCLFLLLAITVLGYMYFQTNSKCNTQDMKNTSERNASVPGAEDHSVLPLGTVKGYGTCQGKWSCCGEDCYHFSKKEKTWTESKKSCQDLGASLIKIDDREEQVFIQSKIKYNHWIGLEKRGVHHPWKWLDGTNVSKNLDFQNSNGKCGCLKSRHIIPDICTKQFHYICEKTFTCLNN
- the LOC121819204 gene encoding C-type lectin domain family 7 member A-like isoform X2 — protein: MSQEKVVYMEPKFLYSKKKKDKRYRSYKRKESPWHIIAIILGTVCLFLLLAITVLGYMYFQTNSKCNTQDMKNTSERNASVPGAEDHSVLPLGTVKGYGTCQGKWSCCGEDCYHFSKKEKTWTESKKSCQDLGASLIKIDDREEQVFIQSKIKYNHWIGLEKRGVHHPWKWLDGTNVSKNLDFQNSNGKCGCLKSRHIIPDICTKQFHYICEKTFTCLNN